The following proteins come from a genomic window of Spongiibacter tropicus DSM 19543:
- a CDS encoding PrkA family serine protein kinase yields MGILDNVREQYLKGKEEEMSLLDYLDLCRSDPLAYATPAERMLAAIGEPELVDTRSDPRLSRIFSNRLIPRYPAFAEFYGMEDVISQIVAYFKHAAQGLEERKQVLYLLGPVGGGKSSIAERLKKLMEAYPIYALKGSPINESPLGLFDPQRDGPQLEEEYGIPSRYLTGLSSPWALKRLDEYEGDLTQFRVVRIQPSVLKQVAVTKTEPGDENNQDISTLVGKVDIRKLEAYAQDDPDAYSYSGGLCLANQGLLEFVEMFKAPIKMLHPLLTATQEGNYKGTEGFSAIPFQGVILAHSNESEWQSFRNNKHNEAFLDRVYIVKVPYCLQVSEEVKIYEKLLRHSSLAEAPCAPGTLEMLAQFSVLSRLKEPENSSIYSKMRVYDGESLKDTDPAAKSYQEYRDYAGQDEGMDGISTRFAFKVLSAVFNYDNAEIAANPVHLMYVLEQRIMREQLPEDVQRRYLEFIKGWLAVRYAEYVGKEIQTAYLESYSEYGQNIFDRYVTFADYWIQDEDYRDPETGAIFDRATLNGELEKIEKPAGIANPKDFRNEIVNFVLRARAQNEGRNPNWTSYEKLRDVIEKKMFSSTEELLPVISFNAKASDEDRKKHENFVTRMVEKGYTPKQVRLLSEWYLRVRKAG; encoded by the coding sequence ATGGGCATACTTGATAACGTCCGAGAGCAATACCTGAAGGGCAAAGAAGAGGAAATGTCGTTGCTCGACTACCTCGATCTTTGTCGCTCTGATCCGCTTGCGTATGCAACTCCTGCGGAGCGAATGCTCGCAGCCATCGGCGAGCCGGAGTTGGTCGATACCCGCAGCGACCCGCGGTTGTCACGGATTTTTTCCAACCGTTTGATTCCCCGTTATCCCGCCTTTGCCGAGTTTTACGGCATGGAAGACGTGATCTCCCAGATCGTCGCCTATTTCAAACACGCCGCGCAGGGGCTGGAAGAGCGCAAGCAGGTGCTCTACCTGCTGGGGCCGGTGGGCGGCGGTAAATCGTCGATTGCCGAGCGCCTGAAAAAACTGATGGAGGCCTACCCCATCTATGCGCTCAAGGGTTCCCCGATCAATGAATCACCGCTGGGCTTGTTCGACCCGCAGCGCGACGGCCCGCAACTTGAGGAAGAGTACGGTATTCCCAGCCGCTACCTCACCGGCTTGTCATCCCCCTGGGCGCTGAAGCGCCTGGACGAATACGAAGGTGACCTGACTCAATTCCGAGTCGTGCGTATTCAGCCCTCGGTGCTCAAACAGGTGGCGGTGACCAAAACCGAGCCCGGTGACGAGAACAACCAGGATATTTCCACCCTGGTGGGCAAGGTCGATATTCGCAAACTGGAAGCCTATGCCCAGGACGACCCTGACGCCTACTCCTACTCCGGTGGCCTCTGTCTGGCTAACCAGGGTTTGCTGGAGTTTGTAGAGATGTTCAAGGCGCCTATCAAAATGTTGCACCCGCTGCTGACTGCGACGCAGGAGGGGAACTACAAGGGCACGGAAGGCTTCTCGGCGATTCCGTTTCAGGGGGTGATTCTGGCCCACTCCAACGAATCGGAATGGCAGAGCTTCCGCAACAACAAGCACAACGAGGCGTTCCTCGACCGGGTGTACATCGTCAAGGTGCCCTACTGCCTGCAGGTGTCGGAAGAGGTCAAGATTTACGAAAAACTGCTGCGCCACAGTTCGCTGGCCGAGGCGCCCTGTGCGCCGGGTACGCTGGAAATGCTGGCGCAGTTCTCGGTACTGTCGCGGCTGAAAGAGCCGGAGAACTCCAGCATCTATTCGAAGATGCGGGTGTACGACGGCGAGTCGCTGAAAGACACCGATCCGGCCGCCAAGTCCTATCAGGAGTACCGTGATTATGCGGGGCAGGATGAGGGCATGGACGGTATCTCTACCCGCTTTGCCTTCAAGGTCTTGTCGGCGGTCTTTAACTACGACAATGCCGAAATCGCCGCCAACCCGGTGCATCTGATGTATGTGCTGGAGCAGCGCATCATGCGCGAGCAGTTGCCGGAGGATGTACAGCGCCGCTATCTGGAATTCATTAAAGGTTGGCTGGCGGTGCGCTACGCCGAATACGTGGGCAAGGAGATTCAGACTGCGTATCTGGAGTCGTACTCCGAGTACGGTCAGAACATCTTCGATCGCTACGTCACCTTTGCGGACTACTGGATTCAGGACGAGGATTACCGCGATCCGGAAACCGGGGCGATTTTCGACCGGGCGACGCTGAACGGCGAGCTGGAGAAAATCGAAAAGCCGGCCGGTATCGCCAACCCCAAGGACTTCCGCAACGAGATCGTCAACTTCGTGCTGCGGGCGCGGGCGCAGAACGAGGGCCGCAATCCCAACTGGACCAGTTACGAAAAGCTGCGTGATGTGATTGAGAAGAAAATGTTCTCCAGCACTGAAGAGCTGCTGCCAGTGATTTCCTTCAACGCCAAAGCCTCGGATGAAGATCGCAAGAAACACGAGAACTTTGTCACGCGTATGGTGGAAAAAGGCTACACCCCGAAACAGGTGCGGCTGCTGTCTGAGTGGTATCTGCGCGTGCGCAAGGCGGGCTGA
- a CDS encoding SpoVR family protein: MNTANTRREESVLSHGGDWDFELLQRYDSEIAKIAAEFGLDTYPNQIEVIASEQMLDAYASVGLPISYTHWSYGKEFIRNEEAYRRGMRGLAYELVINSDPCIAYLMEDNSMPMQALVIAHACYGHNSFFKGNYLFKQWTSADAIVDYMVFARKYIFECEQKYGIDKVEETLDACHALMDHGVDRYHRPSPLSAQDELRRQHERAEHARKQYDEIWRTLPRSAKDDADTPEKSRKAFPAEPQENLLYFIEKYSPTLETWQREIVRIVRKLAQYFYPQGLTKVMNEGWATFWHYTLLNTLYDRGLVDDGFMFEILQSHTNVVMQPGYDHPAYSGMNPYALGFAMFRDLRRICEEPDEEDRAWFPDIVDKDWREVLDFAMRNYKDESFIAQYLSPKLIREFHLFAIADQHQDDHLTVAAIHNEDGYREVRRLLSRQYNRDVLVPDIQVQRYEYMGDRSLLLRYTRLRDRPLTGEAKEVLKHLSRLWGFTVSMEVFDEREGVVDRVDVEPVRD, from the coding sequence ATGAATACTGCCAACACGCGTCGAGAAGAATCTGTGCTGTCTCACGGCGGCGACTGGGACTTCGAACTGCTTCAGCGCTATGACAGCGAGATTGCCAAGATCGCCGCTGAATTTGGTCTGGATACCTATCCCAACCAGATCGAGGTGATTGCCTCTGAGCAGATGCTCGATGCCTACGCTTCAGTCGGTTTGCCGATCAGCTATACCCACTGGAGTTACGGTAAGGAATTTATCCGCAATGAAGAGGCCTATCGGCGCGGCATGCGGGGGCTGGCCTATGAGTTGGTGATCAACTCCGACCCCTGCATTGCCTACTTGATGGAAGACAACAGCATGCCCATGCAGGCGCTGGTCATCGCTCATGCCTGCTACGGTCACAACTCCTTTTTCAAAGGCAATTACCTGTTCAAGCAGTGGACCAGTGCCGACGCGATTGTCGATTACATGGTGTTTGCTCGAAAGTATATTTTCGAGTGCGAGCAGAAGTATGGCATCGACAAGGTGGAAGAAACTCTGGATGCCTGTCATGCCCTGATGGACCACGGCGTCGACCGCTACCATCGGCCTTCGCCGCTGTCGGCGCAGGATGAACTGCGGCGTCAGCACGAGCGCGCCGAGCACGCCCGCAAGCAGTATGATGAAATCTGGCGTACTCTGCCGCGCTCCGCCAAAGACGATGCGGATACACCGGAAAAATCGCGCAAGGCGTTTCCCGCCGAGCCTCAGGAAAACCTGCTGTACTTCATCGAGAAGTACTCGCCGACGCTGGAGACCTGGCAGCGGGAAATTGTGCGTATTGTGCGCAAGCTCGCGCAGTATTTTTATCCCCAGGGGCTGACCAAGGTGATGAACGAGGGCTGGGCGACGTTCTGGCACTACACTCTGCTTAACACCCTTTATGATCGCGGTCTGGTCGACGACGGCTTCATGTTCGAGATTCTGCAATCCCACACCAATGTGGTCATGCAGCCGGGCTACGACCACCCGGCGTACAGCGGTATGAATCCCTATGCGCTGGGCTTTGCCATGTTCCGCGATCTGCGGCGCATCTGTGAGGAGCCCGACGAGGAAGACCGTGCCTGGTTCCCGGATATTGTCGACAAGGATTGGCGCGAGGTGCTGGATTTTGCCATGCGCAATTACAAGGATGAGTCGTTTATCGCTCAGTACTTGTCCCCCAAGCTGATTCGCGAATTCCACCTTTTTGCGATTGCCGACCAGCATCAGGACGATCACCTGACCGTGGCAGCGATTCACAATGAAGACGGTTATCGCGAAGTGCGTCGCCTGCTGTCGCGGCAGTACAACCGCGACGTATTGGTGCCGGATATTCAGGTGCAGCGCTACGAATACATGGGCGATCGCTCACTGCTGTTGCGCTACACCCGGCTGCGCGACCGGCCGCTGACCGGCGAGGCCAAAGAAGTGCTCAAACACCTCAGTCGACTCTGGGGCTTTACGGTCAGCATGGAAGTGTTTGACGAGCGCGAAGGCGTGGTGGACCGGGTTGATGTGGAGCCGGTGCGCGACTGA
- the rnt gene encoding ribonuclease T, giving the protein MPINEGKSLIAQRFRGFLPVVIDVETGGFNSRTDGILEIAATLLRMDDAGNLEPDETLSYNVEPFEGANLETAALEFTGIDPYNPNREAHKEVTAMGELMKKIRQQVKAHGCTRAVLVGHNAHFDLGFVLAAIERSGIKRNPFHPFSVMDTASLAGLAYGHTVLAKACQLADIAFDNSAAHSAAYDAEKTAELFCQIVNRWQDMGGWRWD; this is encoded by the coding sequence ATGCCGATAAATGAAGGTAAAAGCCTGATCGCCCAGCGCTTTCGCGGCTTCCTGCCGGTCGTTATCGACGTGGAAACCGGCGGTTTCAACAGCCGGACGGACGGCATTCTGGAAATCGCCGCCACCCTGCTGCGCATGGACGATGCCGGTAATCTCGAACCGGATGAAACACTGAGCTACAACGTTGAACCCTTTGAAGGCGCCAATCTGGAAACCGCGGCCCTTGAATTTACGGGTATCGACCCCTATAACCCCAATCGCGAGGCCCACAAGGAAGTCACCGCCATGGGCGAGCTGATGAAGAAAATCCGTCAGCAGGTGAAGGCCCACGGCTGTACGCGCGCCGTGCTGGTCGGGCACAATGCCCACTTCGACTTGGGCTTTGTACTGGCCGCCATTGAGCGCAGCGGCATCAAGCGCAATCCCTTTCACCCCTTTTCGGTGATGGATACGGCCAGCCTGGCGGGCCTGGCTTACGGCCACACGGTTTTGGCGAAAGCCTGCCAGCTGGCCGATATTGCCTTTGACAACAGCGCGGCACACAGCGCCGCGTACGATGCCGAGAAAACCGCAGAGCTGTTCTGCCAGATCGTCAATCGCTGGCAGGATATGGGCGGCTGGCGCTGGGACTGA
- a CDS encoding shikimate kinase, producing MSRLYSSVSLIGMPACGKSTVGRRLAAALGLRFIDGDALIEQKQGRRLSEILAEKGYLGLREVEEQALLSEDFHAAVLATGGSAVYSDAVMAALRRSGVIIFIDVPLDALRSRLGDFAARGVACPPGTGLDELFAERYPRYERAADIRVDATGLDEEALLSSLQSALRDWHNGDRPLSLPASDH from the coding sequence ATGTCCCGCCTATACAGTTCCGTCAGTCTGATCGGTATGCCTGCTTGTGGAAAGTCCACGGTGGGGCGACGCCTTGCGGCGGCGCTGGGGTTGCGCTTTATCGATGGTGATGCGCTGATCGAGCAAAAGCAGGGGCGTCGATTGTCGGAAATTCTGGCAGAGAAGGGGTATTTGGGGCTGCGCGAGGTTGAGGAGCAGGCCTTGCTGAGTGAGGATTTTCACGCTGCGGTGCTCGCAACCGGCGGCAGCGCCGTATACAGCGACGCGGTCATGGCGGCCCTGCGTCGCAGCGGGGTGATTATTTTCATTGATGTGCCGTTGGACGCGCTGCGTTCGCGCCTGGGGGATTTCGCTGCCCGTGGTGTGGCTTGCCCGCCGGGCACCGGCTTGGACGAGTTGTTTGCCGAGCGCTATCCGCGCTACGAGCGGGCGGCAGATATCCGCGTTGACGCGACAGGGCTGGACGAGGAGGCGCTGCTGTCTTCGCTGCAGAGTGCGCTGCGTGACTGGCATAATGGTGACCGACCGCTGAGCTTGCCCGCGAGTGATCATTAA
- a CDS encoding superoxide dismutase, whose product MAFELPALPYEKNALEPHISAETLDFHHGKHHNAYVTKLNELTAGTENEGKSLEDIIKSASGGLFNQAAQVWNHTFYWNSLSPNGGGAPTGDLAAAIDSAFGSFDAFKEAFNAKAVGNFGSGWTWLVKNSDGSLEIVNTDDADTPIARDGQTPLFTADVWEHAYYIDYRNARPKYLEAFWNLVNWEFAAANFAA is encoded by the coding sequence ATGGCTTTTGAATTACCCGCACTGCCTTATGAAAAGAATGCTCTGGAACCCCATATCTCTGCCGAGACACTGGACTTCCACCACGGCAAACACCACAACGCCTATGTCACCAAACTGAACGAGCTGACTGCCGGCACTGAAAACGAAGGCAAGTCTCTGGAAGACATCATCAAGAGCGCCAGCGGCGGTCTGTTTAACCAGGCGGCTCAAGTATGGAACCACACCTTCTACTGGAACAGCCTGAGCCCCAACGGCGGCGGCGCACCGACCGGTGATCTGGCGGCCGCTATCGACAGCGCATTCGGCTCCTTCGACGCCTTCAAAGAAGCCTTCAATGCCAAAGCGGTGGGCAACTTCGGTTCAGGTTGGACCTGGCTGGTAAAAAACAGCGACGGCAGCCTGGAAATCGTCAACACTGACGACGCCGACACCCCCATTGCTCGCGACGGCCAAACGCCGCTGTTCACCGCCGATGTGTGGGAGCACGCTTACTACATCGACTACCGCAACGCGCGTCCCAAGTACCTGGAAGCATTCTGGAACCTGGTGAACTGGGAATTTGCTGCCGCTAACTTCGCAGCGTAA
- a CDS encoding 6-pyruvoyl trahydropterin synthase family protein, with product MPIKRHTCIEISKEDLKFSAAHFTIFSASDRERLHGHNFRVSLDLTAEVGDDGMCFSYVEIKKRLRKLCATLDEYVLLPGQSPYLTIAEQGNYYCAHFNGEEMLFIKADTLVLPLRNTTVEEFARYLLERLLEDAPFIDGNEISSLVMKVSSGPGQWGSASWTRD from the coding sequence ATGCCCATTAAACGACACACCTGTATTGAGATTTCCAAGGAAGACCTGAAGTTTTCCGCAGCGCACTTCACCATTTTTTCTGCAAGCGATCGCGAGCGTCTCCACGGACACAACTTTCGTGTCAGCCTCGACCTGACTGCCGAGGTGGGTGATGACGGCATGTGTTTCAGCTACGTGGAGATAAAAAAGCGGCTGCGCAAGCTCTGTGCAACCCTGGATGAGTACGTGCTGTTGCCGGGGCAGTCCCCCTATCTGACGATTGCGGAGCAGGGCAACTACTATTGCGCACACTTCAACGGTGAGGAAATGCTGTTTATCAAGGCCGATACCTTGGTGCTTCCCCTGCGAAATACCACCGTTGAGGAGTTCGCCCGCTACCTGCTGGAGCGCCTGTTGGAGGATGCGCCGTTTATCGATGGCAATGAAATCAGCAGCCTGGTGATGAAAGTGTCCTCGGGGCCGGGCCAGTGGGGCTCCGCGAGCTGGACACGGGACTGA
- the pyrC gene encoding dihydroorotase, translating into MQTLHITRPDDWHIHLRDGDALTSTVDDASRYFGRAIVMPNLTPPVRNLAEASAYEQRIRAAIPAGRDFTPLMVLYLTDMTRPEDIAEAKASGLVYAAKLYPAGATTNSDAGVTDLDGLWPVLAEMEKQGLPLLLHGEVTDADIDIFDREAVFIERHLKRLVHSFPGLRIVLEHITTADAAAFVSEAPANVGATITAHHLLFNRNDMLVGGIRPHYYCLPILKRNRHQQALIDAATSGSPKFFLGTDSAPHGRHRKEADCGCAGCYTANAAIEMYAEAFEDAKALDKLEAFASFHGPDFYGLPRNSEKITLQREDWVLPESLPLGSDTVKPLRAGETLRWKVV; encoded by the coding sequence ATGCAAACCCTGCACATTACCCGCCCCGACGACTGGCATATCCATCTGCGCGATGGCGATGCCCTGACCAGCACCGTAGACGATGCCAGCCGCTATTTTGGCCGCGCGATCGTGATGCCCAACCTGACGCCGCCCGTGCGCAACCTGGCTGAAGCCAGCGCCTATGAGCAGCGTATCCGCGCGGCCATACCCGCGGGCCGGGACTTCACCCCGCTCATGGTGTTATATCTGACTGATATGACCCGACCGGAAGATATTGCCGAGGCCAAAGCCTCCGGGCTGGTTTACGCGGCCAAACTCTACCCGGCCGGTGCCACAACCAATTCCGACGCTGGCGTTACTGATCTGGATGGCCTGTGGCCAGTGCTGGCCGAAATGGAAAAACAGGGACTGCCCCTGCTGTTGCACGGTGAAGTGACCGATGCCGACATCGATATCTTCGACCGCGAAGCGGTATTTATCGAGCGCCACCTGAAGCGACTGGTCCATAGCTTCCCCGGCCTGCGCATTGTGCTGGAACATATCACCACAGCCGATGCTGCCGCCTTTGTCAGCGAAGCACCAGCCAATGTCGGCGCAACCATTACCGCCCACCACCTGCTGTTCAATCGCAACGATATGCTGGTTGGCGGTATTCGTCCGCACTACTACTGCCTGCCCATTCTGAAGCGCAACCGCCATCAGCAGGCGCTGATTGACGCGGCGACATCGGGCAGCCCCAAGTTCTTCCTTGGCACCGATTCGGCGCCTCACGGGCGTCACCGCAAAGAAGCTGACTGCGGCTGTGCAGGCTGTTATACCGCCAATGCCGCCATCGAGATGTACGCAGAAGCCTTTGAAGATGCGAAGGCACTCGACAAGCTTGAAGCCTTTGCCAGCTTCCACGGCCCCGACTTTTACGGCCTGCCGCGCAACAGCGAAAAAATCACCCTGCAGCGAGAAGACTGGGTACTGCCGGAAAGCCTACCGCTGGGCAGCGATACCGTTAAGCCTCTGCGCGCGGGCGAAACCCTGCGCTGGAAAGTGGTTTAA
- a CDS encoding enoyl-CoA hydratase-related protein, translating to MTLPTLRDASLIQKGRYAILHFERDDVMNALTGTALIDDICDAINWANANTEISCLILTGAGRAFSAGGNVKEMRDKQGMFAGSASEISDAYRRGIQRISKAVFNAEVVTIAAVNGAAIGAGFDLCCMCDLRIGSENTLFGETFINLGLIPGDGGGWFLQRLVGYQRAAELTFTGRLVKADEALSLGLLLEKVSSDSLLTRAEAMATDIASKPPITLRHTKRLLKQAQRQELNDFLDVCADVQAQCHGTDDHALAIDAFFSKTPATYTGR from the coding sequence ATGACGCTCCCGACGCTACGCGATGCCAGCCTGATCCAAAAAGGTCGCTATGCCATTTTGCATTTTGAACGCGATGACGTGATGAATGCCCTGACGGGCACCGCGCTGATCGACGATATTTGCGATGCGATCAACTGGGCAAACGCCAATACAGAGATCAGTTGCCTGATCCTGACCGGCGCCGGGCGCGCCTTCAGTGCAGGCGGCAATGTTAAGGAAATGCGGGATAAACAGGGCATGTTCGCCGGTAGCGCCAGCGAAATTTCGGACGCCTACCGACGTGGCATCCAGCGCATCAGCAAGGCGGTATTCAACGCAGAAGTGGTCACCATCGCGGCCGTTAATGGCGCCGCCATCGGCGCGGGCTTTGATCTCTGCTGCATGTGCGACCTGCGCATCGGCAGCGAGAACACCCTGTTCGGCGAAACCTTTATCAATCTGGGACTGATTCCCGGTGATGGGGGTGGCTGGTTCTTGCAACGCCTGGTGGGCTACCAGCGCGCGGCCGAACTGACGTTTACCGGACGACTGGTCAAAGCCGACGAGGCATTGTCACTGGGTCTGCTGCTGGAAAAAGTGAGTAGCGACTCACTGCTGACACGCGCGGAAGCGATGGCCACCGACATTGCCAGCAAGCCCCCGATCACCCTGCGCCATACCAAGCGCCTGTTGAAACAGGCGCAGCGTCAGGAATTGAACGACTTTCTGGATGTGTGTGCCGACGTGCAGGCGCAGTGTCACGGGACTGACGACCACGCGCTGGCAATCGATGCCTTTTTCAGTAAAACGCCAGCGACCTATACGGGACGCTGA
- a CDS encoding SDR family NAD(P)-dependent oxidoreductase has product MSKLLIITGGSQGIGRATAERFLRDGYRVINLSRRPITLPGAEQCSVDMSAPAWLTDCAETLVSAAKAAEQVVLIHNAARQDSDTVASLQGESFRDVLQINLVAPQQLNALLIPHMAAGSSILYVGSTLAEKAVKGCASYIASKHGLVGLMRATVQDLAGTGIHSACICPGFTDTDMLRGHINNDPDVIAAITANVSAGRLIDPAEIADLLHFGAHSPVVSGAVIHANLGQIEH; this is encoded by the coding sequence GTGAGCAAATTACTGATTATTACGGGCGGCAGCCAGGGGATTGGCCGTGCGACTGCCGAGCGCTTTCTGCGCGACGGCTATCGGGTCATCAACCTGTCGCGGCGCCCCATTACCTTGCCGGGCGCGGAGCAGTGCTCTGTGGATATGTCAGCCCCGGCGTGGCTGACGGACTGCGCAGAGACCCTGGTCAGTGCAGCGAAAGCGGCGGAGCAGGTAGTGCTGATCCACAATGCGGCCCGTCAGGACAGCGACACGGTTGCCTCACTGCAGGGCGAAAGTTTTCGGGATGTGCTGCAGATTAATCTGGTTGCACCACAGCAGCTCAATGCATTGCTGATTCCCCACATGGCGGCGGGCTCGTCGATTTTGTATGTGGGTTCCACGCTGGCGGAAAAAGCGGTGAAAGGTTGTGCCTCGTATATTGCCAGCAAGCACGGACTGGTCGGGTTGATGCGCGCCACCGTGCAGGATCTGGCTGGTACCGGCATCCACAGCGCCTGTATCTGTCCCGGCTTCACCGACACCGATATGCTGCGTGGACACATTAATAATGACCCGGACGTCATCGCGGCGATTACTGCCAATGTGTCGGCAGGGCGATTAATCGATCCGGCGGAAATTGCCGATCTGCTCCATTTTGGTGCGCACTCGCCGGTGGTCAGCGGCGCGGTGATTCACGCCAACCTCGGTCAAATCGAACACTGA
- a CDS encoding DUF6482 family protein has translation MKRFELEQIDSHAASALEIHALDGGLYSAMAVINGERRALYHHGKRLSSRHLPALRESLSLSACPQFLVQQSAYDEMVGQPGSAMGNTLRIPLARLSPEGAAD, from the coding sequence ATGAAACGGTTTGAGTTGGAACAGATTGATAGTCATGCCGCCAGCGCATTGGAAATTCACGCGCTGGATGGCGGTTTATACAGTGCCATGGCCGTGATTAACGGTGAGCGGCGAGCTTTGTATCACCACGGGAAACGACTCAGTTCGCGGCACTTGCCGGCCTTGCGTGAGAGCTTGTCCCTGAGTGCCTGTCCCCAGTTTCTGGTGCAACAGAGTGCCTATGACGAAATGGTCGGACAGCCGGGAAGTGCCATGGGGAATACCCTGCGTATTCCCTTGGCGCGGCTGTCTCCGGAAGGGGCTGCCGACTAG
- a CDS encoding YeaH/YhbH family protein produces the protein MSMIIDRRLNDRNKNATNRARFIRRYKSQLKRSVADLVAKRSITDMGRGGEVGIPVKDISEPRFRIGQGGDREMVHPGNHSFSTGDKIAKPEGGGSGQGEDGEGQGEGEGGNGQDNFMFTLSKEEFMNLFFDDLELPRLARTVLGDASQFTMRRAGYTPSGVPANLSVRRSLENAMARKIALTAPLKRELRLLEEQGGDPEEIQALKDRIARVPFLDEYDLRFRHKVKEPKPISRAVMFCLMDVSASMSEQKKDLAKRFFTLLYLFLSRKYEKVELVFIRHTSNAEEVDEEAFFHDPQTGGTVVMSALNLMLEIIADRYDSEQWNIYGAQVSDGDAFGSDPQRSASRLKSDILPLCRYFSYVEVPDNPNSVTPLAAAYSQLRDPNFALARVMHRGDVYPVLRELFQREAA, from the coding sequence ATGTCGATGATTATTGACCGGCGCCTGAATGACCGTAACAAGAATGCGACCAATCGCGCGCGGTTTATCAGGCGCTACAAATCGCAGCTCAAGCGCTCGGTTGCCGATCTGGTAGCCAAGCGTTCCATTACCGATATGGGGCGCGGCGGTGAGGTGGGAATTCCGGTAAAGGATATTTCCGAACCCCGCTTCCGTATCGGTCAGGGCGGCGATCGCGAGATGGTGCATCCCGGCAACCACAGCTTTTCGACGGGCGACAAAATCGCCAAGCCGGAGGGTGGTGGTAGCGGTCAGGGTGAAGACGGTGAGGGCCAGGGCGAAGGCGAGGGCGGCAACGGGCAGGACAATTTCATGTTTACCCTCTCCAAAGAGGAGTTCATGAACCTGTTCTTTGACGACCTCGAACTGCCACGGCTGGCGCGCACCGTTCTGGGCGATGCCAGTCAGTTCACCATGCGCCGGGCGGGCTATACCCCCAGTGGCGTGCCGGCCAATCTGTCAGTGCGCCGCTCACTGGAAAACGCCATGGCGCGGAAAATTGCGCTGACGGCGCCGCTCAAACGTGAACTTCGCTTGCTGGAAGAACAGGGTGGTGATCCCGAGGAGATTCAGGCCCTGAAGGATCGCATTGCCCGCGTGCCGTTTCTGGATGAATACGACCTGCGTTTCCGCCACAAGGTGAAGGAACCCAAGCCGATCAGCCGCGCGGTGATGTTCTGCCTGATGGACGTGTCGGCGTCCATGTCGGAGCAGAAGAAGGATCTCGCCAAGCGCTTTTTCACACTGCTATACCTGTTCCTGAGCCGCAAGTACGAGAAGGTGGAACTGGTCTTTATTCGCCATACCTCCAATGCGGAAGAGGTGGACGAAGAAGCCTTTTTCCACGATCCGCAGACTGGCGGCACGGTGGTCATGTCGGCGCTGAATCTGATGCTGGAGATTATCGCCGACCGCTACGACAGCGAGCAGTGGAATATCTACGGTGCCCAGGTGTCGGATGGCGATGCTTTCGGCAGTGATCCCCAGCGCAGTGCCTCGCGCTTGAAGTCCGATATTCTGCCGCTGTGTCGCTACTTCTCTTATGTTGAAGTGCCGGACAACCCCAACAGCGTGACACCACTGGCGGCGGCGTACAGTCAGCTGCGCGATCCCAACTTTGCCCTCGCTCGCGTCATGCATCGCGGTGATGTTTATCCGGTACTTCGGGAGCTGTTCCAGCGGGAGGCTGCATGA